The genomic stretch GTGTTCGGACCACGGTTATCAGCATTTAGACACATTGAAGTCatattttgattttgaagaaaACTGAACCCAATATATTCAAATCACTGTTCATATCTATTTTGACCATGAATCTCGATTCATTCTGATGAATCCCGGCTTGCCCCTGAAATTTGTGTAACCAACTACTTTTTATTAACTTTGTGTAGCCAATGACTTTTCTTAGTAAGATTTGAATATGATTTCGAAACTAGGTCTTCCCATTCATGATTTGAATCTCAACTTGATAACCATAGGTGTTCATGAAAAACTTGTACATTGAGTTTTAATGATATGATGAGATTCAGTAGCTAAGTGACTCCCTTTTTTCACTTGCTTCTTAGGTTGGTCTTCGTTCTCTCAACTTAGGAATATGCCCAAAGTTAAACATACTCCGCATTGAAGCGATGCTAATGGTCTCACTTGAGTTGAAAGGATGTGGCGTTCTGTCTGAAGCATCCCTTAATTGTCCTCTATTGACATCTCTTGATGCTTCCTTTTGCAGGTAAtgctttgtttgttattttcttggTTATCCTGCTTGTGTATGGAGTATGGACTgatgttttgttattttgaatttcAGTCAACTCACTGATGATTGCTTGTCTGCAACAACCCGTGCATGTCCACTAATTGAGTCATTAATATTGATGTCATGCCCATCGATTGGGTTAGAGGGACTCTGTTCCCTGCAATGGCTCCCAAATTTAGCTCTTCTTGacttatcatacactttcttggTGAATCTGCAGCCTGTTTTTGACTCTTGTTCACAGCTAAAGgtaaaaatatcatatattttagTTTGCATATTTTATTAGCGTCTAGCATATTATAAATAGAAAACACAAGTAGTGGAGAAAACCTCCTCCTATCCCCAAAACAAATATACAAAAGTGGCGGTTATTTAGTTTTTAATAAACCTAGTGAAGTTATGATATTACCACGCACATGACTTATTTATAAGAGTTTATTTGTGCCTATCGCAGGATTTAGATACTTGGAATTGGATACAATTAGAAATAACGTGAGATGTccttaaattgattttaatacaATAAAAGTCTAAAATAGCTTTGTTGAATGAGAGCTTAAATAGATATCTATCCAAGGGCACTCACAGGCCTTTACTTTTCCCCCTCTAATCTTTGTGAACGTGAATTTGATCCATTTTCCCCATTGTAATGTGTAATTTAGTTTTTGTTAACACATAATGTGGTTATGACATTAATTGGTTCACACACAACTGTACTGATGAAAATTTCCCCCTCTAATCTTTGTGAACGTGAATTTGGTTCATTTCCCTATTGTTAAACATAATTTGGTTTTTATCAACACATAATGTGGTTATGATGTTAATTGCTTCATACATGACTGTACTAGTGATAATTTGGAGCTGATGGCATATCTTGGAATATATGGTTTTCCATCTCTTGAATATATGTTTTCTGACTGTTATTCTTGGTACTTGAAGGTATTAAAGTTGCAGGCATGCAAATATCTCACTGACTCATCACTTGAACCTCTTTACAAGGGGGGTGCTCTACCAGCTCTTCAGGAGTTAGACTTGTCTTATGGAACTTTGTGTCAGAAAGCCATAGAAGAGCTTCTTTCTTGCTGCACTCACCTTACACGTGTGAGTTTAAATGGCTGTAAGAATATGCATGATTTAAACTGGGGGTACAATCAAGGGAAGTTTCCTAGCGTAAGCGTCCTATCCATTGCAAGTTCCTATGAAAATATCCACGTGTCAAGCGAGCAACCCACCCGATTACTTCAGAACCTCAACTGTGTGGGTTGTCCTAACATTAGGAAGGTTTTCATCCCATCAACAGCACATTGTTCCCATTTACTACTTTTAAACCTTTCTCTGTCCGCTTATTTAAAGGAGGTTGATGTAGCTTGTCTCAACCTATGCTTGCTTAATTTAAGGTATTGTTTACTGTTAAAATGAATGTTGATTGGATTCTGTCCTCATAACAGAtggtaatgttttgacttatttGTTCAGCCACTGTTCCTCATTGGAAGTTCTGAAGCTAGAGTGTCCGAGATTGACCAATCTATTCCTTCAGGTTATTATTCCTATCTACCAACTTAAACTTATCTATGCACATCGTAATTGTTGTGTTTTTCTTTGCAATTCTTGATATACTATTAAATTTATTGTAGTCATATGtttgtttcatattttttttctctGCCAACATAAACTTTACTCCTTTTTGTGCTATATTTATTTGCATTCTAATATGTTTTTTGGGTTGGGGGTTATTTGGATATTCTAGTCATGCAACATTGATGAGGGAGCTGTTGAGGCTGCTATTTCAAAGTGCACTTTGTTGGAGACTCTTGATGTTCGCTTTTGTCCTAAGGTGAGAGCTAATGCGTTTATAACACATGAATTGTTGATTTCAGTTAATGAGCCTTTTTCTTGTATGATTCAACATGCCAATGCTTGaatatttgttttaaacattTTCTTCATTCATTTAAAGGGTTGTTATGGTGCTTTGCAGATAAGCTCAACCAGCATGGTAAGATTTCGTGCTGCATGTCCTGGTTTGAAGCGTATATACAGCAGCCTGTCAACTTCAACAGCGTGATTTAGGATCTTAAGAAGTTTTGCGGTGCTTGTTTACTTGGAGGAGAGAGAAGGCACACTTTTGGCAATAAATCTGGTTATTTCCTAATGTATTGTAAATTTTTAACTTATTATTGTTGTGTGTTTGGCATATAGTAATGAGGCTATCTTCATGCATTGCCCCAATAAGTTATGGCTGTTCTAATTGTTGTAAATTTATATTTCAATTTGTTGTCGCATATTTTATTCTGAAGTAGTATTTCTTACCTTTCTCGTGTGAAGAATAGGTGTATGTCTGATCCTTTCTTATGCATTTTATGTTGTAATTTTTGTACTGACTGATGCGGCATATTGACAGTTATATTTTACATTGACAGTTATATTTTACATTGCAAGTTTTCTTTAATATGAATGTATATTGACAATTATTGTGCATTAACTTACTTCAACGAAAACCCCACCAACCCTATTCTATATGCCATTTATTCTTTAAGTTCAAAATTAGCCTACATTTAAACGACCTATATTTATGACAATTACAAGTTACATCAGTCAACATTTTCAGTTTACATTCATTTTGAAGAATCCATCTAATGTTCTCTACCTATATCCAGATAAGCATAAGAACTTTCAAATATAATTCATCTCCCAAAATGTTTGGTTCTTAAACTGTCACTCCTTCATGGTCTCTTGACTATATAAATGTAATAAACAATtccttaaattatttttatttttcaaattaatcACTGAACTATCACTCCTCTTTTGGAAGTATTCGAGGGATTAATTTGATCAATTTAAACAGTTTAGAAATTTTATATTTCTACTGTTAATGGATTTAGCAATCAAATTGAAGATTTGCTCTCTAATTTTTCTTTATGATTCACCCATGTTTTAGGCGAGTGAATTCACAATCATCATTGTTAATTTAAGAGGTTTAATGTAATGCTCTCTTTTGCCACACTCTTTTGTTCATGATTGATATCTCTGAAGAGATATTACTACGGTCTTAAGTTTTTGGAAATTCAGTGTAGATcagttataatttaattaataattacagATTAGTTATGGCAAAACAAATATGAGTCATATATTGCAAAGAGTCATATTTTCATTACCCTTAGCTTTGTTGCACATGCTTTAATGACATACTACTCGTGTATTAGTTTCTTTTAGAGgattttagtttttcttttgtAGGGATGTCGCCAATATCTTTGCAGAGAAAGAGGACATGTTTCCTATGATGATAAAAACTTGGTCTTCAAAGGTTAAATATAAACTTCTTATTAAGGTGTACAAAATACATACGATCATTAATCACTCAATATTAATAGGATTAACATGCTCTAGTATTTTTTCTTTACAAACTGTATAAAATAAGTTCATGAAATCTTATACTACAACACAGCTTGAGCATAGCACATTCTTACATAGAAGCTCTACACttcaaaacaagaaagagaacaatAAGAATCAAAACAATACCACCAGAAGAACCACCGACTCTATGAATCCAATTACGATCAAACCTTGTGAAGCTCTTATCCAAAAAAGCTGATACAACTATGACTAAAACCGATACAAAAAGCAACATAGGTAACCAAAAAGCAACACTAATTGGTTGTTCATCATCTTCCAACTCACTCTCTGATCTGTGATCTATGTAAAGAGGAGAAGCCACTGCTAGAACCACTAAGCTTATGGCTGCTACTCTTTCATATGAAGAGAATTTGCTTCCTCTATTGTTAGCTTCAAGTTCCATTTAGAGATTTAGATGATAGAACTTTTTGTGATGTTAATTAAAATGTATGTGTTAGAAGTCACAtacaaaatttttaaaatgttgATGTGGTAGGTGGAATCTTTGCTTTTCAAAGTAAGCACTAACAAGCATCGGATACTCACAATTATATTCTCATTCATGTACAAATGTGGGGGCATGAATAAAACTTAACACTACAATTTCAAAAGaggtattcaattttttttaaaatatttttatcatggtAATTAAACTGGACCGGTCGGTTCAACTGATTGGATCGAGAATTGGATTCCTAACAGGTCGGATTGGACATTAAAATGGAAAACTGTAAAACTGACGGTTTAGACAATTTTTAGGGTCAGACCggaatttgtttttgatttataaaagtatgataaaaaatttgttttgaataaaaataatgcaTGACTTAATTTTGTTTTTCCTTCTCCAATCACTCTAGTACATATAATCAtagtaaaaattattttaaattcttttgttcAAATGAATAATGAAAGTGGATTttgtataataatatataataaataaatacgataatataCAATTCAACACATAGAAAATAACTAGATAATATCGTGAACAAACAAttgataaaattattaaattattaattcttaTTAAAATGAAACTTTTGAACTTATCTATATaacctattaaaaatataaaaaatgtaaaaaatataaaaaaatattaaatattaattattaagaaattatcaataaattattttattatttataatttttttttggagcaaATAACAATTTTATTCTAAAAGCAGGATAAGTACATGAGCCGATCCAAAGATCCAGGCTACTACAAGACCAAGTCAAACACATAAAACTCTACATCAGAAGAAAACTACAACATATTACAATAATTAGCCAATTTAACATCTAAATCAGCCATGTATCTAATAATTTCCATGATGTCTTTACTCCTTAAAGCCTCCTTTTTCCCATTCTGGAAAATAATATTGTTTCTTTGGTTCCATACAACAAAGATCGTTTCAGTGGCTGCTAACTTCAGAAGTTTAGCACGACCACTCTTCCCCTTTATCTGATAACAGAGCCGGTTCAACTCCTCATTCCAATCACAAGGAACATGCCTAATCTTCATCCAGGTAAGAAGCTGACTCCAAACGCTCTTGGTTTCTGCACAGTCAAAAAACAGATTCCTACATGTTTCTAGCTGACCGCAATACACACACTTTCCATCTATTATGGTACCAAACCGATCCAGTCTATCCTTCGTGGGCAGACGGTTCTGACATGCCATCCACAAAGAAAAAATGGCGCGCGGTCTAGCTCTATTAGCATACATAAGGGTCCTCCATAGGACTTTGGGTCTATCTCCTCTAAGCAAGTTATACACTCTGCTGGTTTCATAAACCccagttgtttgaaaggcttgcCACGGGGCAGACTGCATGAAAGCGTCTTTATATTTGAATATAGCCTTCAGGATCCAGGAACTGGTAGGAACTGGTAGAACTGGTAGGaactatatttaaaaaatataattattttttgtgcATTATTATTCTTAtagataacaaaaaatatttatttataaataatcgGTTGAACCCCGATCAAACCTTAAAACCCTAAATCCATAAATACACCGATTTAATGTCCGGTCTAATTTTGTTTACCTTGATTTTTATCACAACTATTTTAAATTACAAGGGGTTGGGCTATTgggtaaaaaaacaataaaacataagaGATTTAAACACCATATATTTACTGATATTAAATATGTCTCTGCTTTCTTACTTATTTAATACTAATCTTTTTGTCTAATTTATAATTGATATTTtggaacggagggagtactatCTATTTATGTCGGTACATTTTCTGTAAGTAAAATTCACATAAACATACTCTGTTGGATTCTCGACTTCAACTACATGCATGATCATTGTCACAAAGTTTTTTGATACAAAGAGTCTATCCtttttacacaaaattaattttaatactgTTACTGATGGGGTGCAATTACCCAACAAAGGCTCCACTAAATTCCTTTAATATTTTATCCTTGATCTTTGTGTATTGAGGAAGCCTTGAGATCTCATGTTAAGCATGAGAAACTCAATTTCTTAAAGGCAACATAAGATCTTCACTTTATTTGTGCTGCATCACCTTGACGTAATTAACATAacataattttagaaaatttcttcacccacctcctaatctTTTTGGCCACCTCtgatgaatttaccacaatacccctattttcagaagttcatttccgaaaatgtactttttttgaaaaaaatgtgttttcggaaatgtatctccgaaaaagtgttttttttaatataaaatattgatttcggagatgcatctccgaaataaagttatttttcataaaatgtgGTGttctcggaagttcatctccgaatgcaccccccttggaggaattcggaaatgcacttccgaaaaaaggtctggacagaagaaaaataacaaacaagaacgattcgctttatttaatcggatgaagacgatggaggagacgctgcaacatgttagaaagtcctgatcctctagaaatccataccacattgtaacttaccaacataataaacaacaacaaaaaacttatgagcaaactatacttacatcatagtggtgtagatccttatcagccactcgcaactgaaaatgattagcacgaacttgaattttccttcccaattgaccgtaaccaggtcggttagggaacctaaccgccttctgagacgacggagccgactctagagtagccttctatttaacttcggcagtcaggctttcgatggagatcagagccgaactcaaggaagcaaccgacgctgcgacagatggaacaaacggcgctgaaacagatggacgaataaccggagctgcaacaacaAATGTaggagaggtaaccggggccggagcatatgacggaggaggtggatgtccggaggaagaagaaccggaggtacgtccaccgcgagagccacagccaccaccaccacggcctgatcctgcagcattgacggatgattgttgagaatgtgcaggagatggttgactccggtgattttcgggatgatttcctccaccgcgacgagacattgtgatgaaagcagtaacaagaaatagaaaacgttaaagcaaagaagaagacttaggatcgaaaatgatttgggatattttgaaagaaaaatgggtgagaagcttttaaataggaaagtgtttagaagttaaccgtctgagagtggtggggagaaggaaaagggaacttcgaaatttcaaaaggtttttttattcttttaataaaaatacgtactacgtactgtaagtaacaaaatgGAATTAGCgcgtggctgtggagcttcccaatttttgttacgtaggcttttaagtaggaaagtgttaccacatttcttagaaggtaaccgtctgagtcctgtaatggttttcttacctgattgtaaaaaataaatgaattttgatgcatttcggaaatgcatctccgaaatctataaaaatctataaaaaaaaacttcgaagatgaatctccgaagcagaggtaagttgggaatttcgctgggggtgacccccatagggaggtgggtaaagaaattttctaattttatCATCATTACGAACAGTGTTGGAATGtttcgtcatttttaaaattttatatatcaaGTGTCACAAAGCAAAGTGagaagataaaacatgatcagaTGGTTCAAAGTGTGGTTGTACATTTAGGAAGACGTATGATCTTCTATGTGCTTGTTTAATTGCAAAGAAAATGCATGTTGCTACATCAATACACATGGATGAGATTACACTCATTGGAAAATGCTCtgatttgatgatgatggtgtgatgaaggatgataaataaaatatatctatCATGACCGAATGCAAAGTGATCCACGAGATATTTATGAAAACATACGACAACAAGAAATTGCATATCAAAGAGAAATAGAGGAAGATTGCCTATCCAGAAACTCCGTATTTGAAACCGCCATAAGAACCTGTTAAAATGAAGGGTGCCTCTAAAAAGGTCAAATCGACCGAAAGTGACAATTCTATAAAGCGGACTCTTTCTTACTTTAAACATGTTGACTCATGTTTTATAGATTCTCCAACTACTAAATCTCAAAAAAATATTTCTCAAGGGTCCTTGCATTAGCAAATCATCTCCCACAGGACCGTTACCAAAACCTATCCACTTTGAAGAGATGCCTCTTTTATGCCCAAATACATTCAACAAATTATAGATGTTAAAGGTAACGAAAACTGCAGTTTTCGAGCTATTttgggtttgctcggtaaaggagaGAAGAACCACACATTTGTCTGCCAATAACTTCTCCTTGAGTTGAAGGAGCATAAAGAATCATGCACATCGCTATGTGGGAAAAAGAATTAATACAATGCAATTCACAATGCTATTGTTCCTTGTGTTAGCGATCCGACACTAGTGAAAAAGGCACGCTCTTCCCTTAAATGGGTCATCTTGTAGCAAGTGCCTATAATAGGATGTGTATTTATCTGTCAAGAAATGGTTTCTCGAAAACATTCTTTCCACTTTGGAGTAGGCCACCTCAAAATCCATCCAAACACATCATGCGTATTTAGTGGCTTTTAAAATCACAACATTTTGTTCAATTTTATTTGAAACCTGAGTGTCCTATACTAAAGACATCACCGGAGTGGACGACACATTCCACAAAAGAGACTAAAACTTGGCCGGATCACTTTCTGGAAAGGATGGAAAAGTTCAGCAAGTTGAGTGAGattgaaagagaatcaaataaGGAATAGTCAAAGACAACACTACCCGTAAAAATATATTTAGGTGATGCCACGTTTTTTGATGCTTTTTAGTTTTTATCCAACTATGTATTTAGATGGTGACTCGTTTTTTGTATGTAATATTAATACCATTTGATACATAGGTAATGTATATTCAACATTAATTGTATAACAATTGGGGTCAATTTTAATAAAACTTTCTGTTTCAACCTCTTAACAAGTGTGTCCCTGCATAAAACAGGTCTTGTATGAACAATGTGGCGAGTCCGAAGATGCACTTCTGGATTAGCTCCATTTTCACTACAAAAACTATCAAATAAGGGGTATTTGAGAGATGCATTTCCGTAGAAACTCTTATTTTGGAAAAAATAGTGTGAGTCCAAAAATACATATTCGAAAAATCCTCAAAGACATGATAGGGTTTCTAAGGCCGATAATGATCTAAAACTTGTATAAATACGAAGTCTCTCATCTCATGTTATTCACATAAATACATCACACCAGAATGAACATATTTTGGCATATCGCGTTTGTCCACTTCAACACCGCGAAACCCTTACTTGAATTTAGGGTCACAGAGTACATGTCTCTTATAGATTTGAAATCCACATGGAAGATAACAAATATAAAAGTTGTGAAACTCAAGTACTGGGTTGATAACAAATAGAAAATTCAGTTCAACAAGTTTGAGCTGAACACAAATGAAAATTCAGTTCAACAAGTTTGAGCAGAACACAAATGAAAATTCAAGGGTTATGTGGAGTACATTTCACCGTTACGAATTAAATGGTTTGATTGAAGTGGATGAGACAATTGCAAGATCGGCCAGAGATATTCTAATGAAGATTTAACAATTATCTATGTAATGTTACGTATTTTGATGTTAATTTATAcctttcttcaactttctgtatCTGTTAGTGGATTGTGATTAAGCTAACAAAGTGTATTCTAGAGACGCATCTCCTTAAAATTCATTGTGTTTTGAAATAAAAGTGATTACGCAAATGCACCCCCAAATTAACCCTAATATGAAATAAAGATGTATCTCagacatatatttttttatataacatgTAATGACTCACTCAAAAACTTATTGAGTGTTTTAATATGGTTGCGTCTGgagatacatcatcaaaatttaaaaatatttataatttttcacCGTGATAAATTAGCAttatataaaatgaataaaataatgctcttcaataatataattttttaataacagcttaaaaaaatatttatttatcctaACACACGTATTGGCGTGGAGTAGTTAGAAAAAAGTAGATCAAATTATCAG from Vicia villosa cultivar HV-30 ecotype Madison, WI linkage group LG4, Vvil1.0, whole genome shotgun sequence encodes the following:
- the LOC131598528 gene encoding uncharacterized protein LOC131598528, which translates into the protein MELEANNRGSKFSSYERVAAISLVVLAVASPLYIDHRSESELEDDEQPISVAFWLPMLLFVSVLVIVVSAFLDKSFTRFDRNWIHRVGGSSGGIVLILIVLFLVLKCRASM